A window of Streptomyces broussonetiae genomic DNA:
GACCAAGGGTCACTCGCCCCGCTGCGGATCCGACTCCGTTTCGCCACGTCCCCGTATCGCCCACCGAGCCGTCCCCGACCCGCCGCGCAACCCCCTTGCGACGCACACGCGCCTCGCTGGTCCTGTCAGAGCCCGTCCGGGTCCGCCCGGTTGAGTGCGGGCTTAGGGGTCGGGCCCGCCGTCATCAGGTAGTCCGCGGCCGAGGTGTCCGTGACCAGGCTGGTGACCAGCCCGGACCGCAGCACCGCGTCGATCGCGGCCGCCTTGCGCTGCCCGCCCGCTATCGCCACGACCTCCGGGATACGGCGCAGCTGGTCGGCCTTGACCGTGATGCAGCGCTCCCCCAGGTCGCGGCCGATCCTGCGTCCCTCGGCGTCGAAGAGGTGCGCGGACATCTCGGCGGCGACACCGAGCGAGGCGTAGTGCGCCCGCTCCTCGTCGCTGAGCATGTCGTGCACCGTCGAGATACCCGGCTCCCAGGAGCCGATGGAGACGCAGGCGACCGTGACCTTGTCGAAGTACTCGAAGGCCCGGGCGATCCCGGTCTGGTTGCGCAGCGCCGCCGCGGTGGCCGCATCCGGCAGCAGCATCGGCGCGTAGATGGGGTGCGCGTCCCCGCCCGACACCTGGGCGGCACGGCGCACGGCCTCCACCGAGCCGCGCTCGGCGGTCCCGGCGTCGTACACGCCCGTCAGCTGCACCACCGTGCACGGCGGCAGCCGGTCGAGCGCCGCCGCCATGTGGATGGTGGACCGGCCCCAGGCCAGCCCCAGCACGTCGCCCTCGTTGACAAGCTCGCCGAGCAGGTCGGCGGCGACCTCGCCGAGGTTCTCCGGGTCGGGGGTCTCCTCGGCCTCGGCCGGGGACTCGACCACGACGGCGTGCCTCAGGCCGTAGCGGGCGCGGAGCGCGTCGGAGCGCTCGGCGTCCAGCTCGGCCGGCACGCGGATCTCGATACGCACGAGATCCCGTTCGAGGGCCGTCTCCAGGACCCGGGCCACTTTGAAGCGGCTGACGCCGAACTCCTCCGCGATCTGGATCTTGGATTTCCCCTCGAGGTAGAAGCGGCGGGCCATGGCCGCCGCCTGGACCAGCTCAGCGGGTCCCATCCGCATGGCTGACCGGCCCGCCGACATACCCGACACGGCGATCTCCTCACTGCTGTTCACACTCTGGATTCGCCGTTCATCCTTGCAGATTCGGGGCGACTGATCTGCCCTGATGGGCGCCGTTCACTTAACCGTTCATGTATCTGTGGCTCAGTGGTCGCATGCCCAGGACGCCTGGGCGGTGACCGCCTCCGCCTGGGCCCGCAGGGCACGGACCGCCTCCGCCGGGTCCTCGGCCCCGTACACCGCCGAGCCGGCCACGAAGACGTCCGCTCCCGCCTCCGCGCACCGCTCGATGGTCGACGCCGAGACACCGCCGTCCACCTGCAGCCACAGCTGGAGACCGTGCTTGTTGATCAGCTCCCGGGTGCGGCGGATCTTCGGCAGCATGATGTCGAGGAAGGCCTGGCCGCCGAAGCCGGGCTCGACCGTCATGATCAGCAACATGTCGAGTTCCGGCAGCAGGTCCTCGAACGGCTCGATCGGCGTCGCCGGCTTGAGCGCCATGGAGGCACGGGCACCCTTGGCGCGGATCTCACGGGCGAGGCGCACGGGCGCGGCAGCGGCCTCCACGTGGAAGGTGACGGACGAGGCGCCCGCCTCGACGTACTGAGGGGCCCAGCGGTCGGGATCCTCGATCATCAGATGGCAGTCCAGCGGGGTGTCCGTCGCACGCGCCAGGGACTCCACGACCGGCACGCCGAGCGTGAGGTTCGGGACGAAGTGGTTGTCCATGACGTCGACATGGAGCCAGTCGGCGCCTTGGACCGCCTTGGCCTCCTCCGCGAGGCGGGCGAAGTCGGCGGACAGGATGCTGGGGTTGATCTGGGCCATGCCCCAAGACTGCCATGTCTGGGGCACTGATGTTCGCGCCGGTCCACAGGCGGAGCCGTTCATCGTACGCGTACGACAAACTCGCGCACCTGTGGACAACGCCCCACGAGCCCATGGCCTCAGCCAGTACGCCCGTGGCCTCAGCCAGTACGACGGATGAGTGCCAGATACATCGCGTCGGTGCCGTGCAGATGCGGCCACAGCTGGACGTCCGGCCCGTCACCGAGCATCGGCACACCGGGCAGCAGCGGGCGCGCGTCGACCAGCTCCGTCTCCCGGCGCTGCTTGAGCACGTCGGCGACGACCGCCCGGGTCTCGGCGAGGTGCGGCGAGCAGGTGGCATAGCCGACGATCCCGCCGACGCGCACCGAGTCGAGCGCGGTGCGCAGCAGGGCACGCTGGAGCGGCGCGAAGTTCTCCAGGTCCTCCGGGCGGCGCCGCCAGCGGGCCTCGGGCCGCCTGCGCAGCGCGCCGAGACCCGTGCACGGCACGTCCATCAGCACACGGTCGAAGGTCCCGGGCCGCCACGGCGGCCGAGTGCCGTCGGCGGCGATGACCTGGTAGGGCCCAAGGTTGCCGGCCAGCGCCTTGGCGACCAGCCCCGCCCGGTGCGGCTGCTTCTCCGAGGCCAGCAGCGTGGCTCCGCGCTCGGCGGCGAGGGCGGCCAGCAACGCGGCCTTGCCGCCGGGCCCGGCGCACCCGTCGAGCCACTTCGTGTCGGACCCCTCGACGGGCGCGTTGGCGAGGGCCAGGGCGACCAGCTGGCTGCCCTCGTCCTGCACCCCGGCCCGTCCCTCGCGCACGGCCTCCACCGCGCCCGGCTCACCGCCCTCGGCGAGCCGCACGGCGTACGGCGACCAGCGCCCCGGCACGGCGGCCTCCTCACGCAGCAGCTCCTCGGCGGTGGCCCGCCCCGGACGGGCGACCAGGGTCACCTCGGGCCGCTCGTTGTCGGCCTCCAGCAGATCCTCGATACCGGCACGCCCGCCGCCCAGGGAGTCCCAGAGCGCGGAGACGACCCACCGGGGATGCGAGTGCACGACGGCGAGATGGTCCTCCGGATCCTCGTCGTACGGCGGCGCCACCTTCTCCAGCCACCCGTCGAGATCGTTCTGAGCCACCTTCCGCAGCACGGCGTTGACGAACTTGGCCCGCCCGTCGCCGAGCACCACCCGGGCCAGCTCCACGGAGGCCGACACTGCGGCATGCGTCGGGATCCGGGTTCCGAGCAGCTGGTGCGCGCCGAGGCTGAGCACGTCGAGCACCGGCGGGTCGACCTCGCGCAAGGGCCGGTCGACACACGCGGCGATCACGGCGTCGTACGTCCCCTGCCGCCGCAGCGTGCCGTACACCAACTCGGTGGCGAGAGCCGCGTCCCGGCCGTCGAAGTCCCCCTTCTCCCGCGCCTTGCGCAGCAATGGCGGCAACACGAGATTGGCGTACGCGTCCCGCTCGTCGACCGCGCGCAACGCCTCGAAGGCCAGGATGCGGACGGGATCCTTCTGCGGACGACGGTAGGGCTTGGCGGGCTTACGCGGCCGCCGGGACTGCTCACTCACGAAAAAGGTGCTCCGGATACGAAGAGAGGATGCAGGCTCCAGCCTACGTCCCGGCGACGCCGCACCGACGTTCCGGGGCACCGGCCTGCTGCACCCGCGGTCCCGGCACCAGGCCACCCCGCGGCCCCGTCACCCGTCG
This region includes:
- a CDS encoding sugar-binding transcriptional regulator → MNSSEEIAVSGMSAGRSAMRMGPAELVQAAAMARRFYLEGKSKIQIAEEFGVSRFKVARVLETALERDLVRIEIRVPAELDAERSDALRARYGLRHAVVVESPAEAEETPDPENLGEVAADLLGELVNEGDVLGLAWGRSTIHMAAALDRLPPCTVVQLTGVYDAGTAERGSVEAVRRAAQVSGGDAHPIYAPMLLPDAATAAALRNQTGIARAFEYFDKVTVACVSIGSWEPGISTVHDMLSDEERAHYASLGVAAEMSAHLFDAEGRRIGRDLGERCITVKADQLRRIPEVVAIAGGQRKAAAIDAVLRSGLVTSLVTDTSAADYLMTAGPTPKPALNRADPDGL
- the rpe gene encoding ribulose-phosphate 3-epimerase, which encodes MAQINPSILSADFARLAEEAKAVQGADWLHVDVMDNHFVPNLTLGVPVVESLARATDTPLDCHLMIEDPDRWAPQYVEAGASSVTFHVEAAAAPVRLAREIRAKGARASMALKPATPIEPFEDLLPELDMLLIMTVEPGFGGQAFLDIMLPKIRRTRELINKHGLQLWLQVDGGVSASTIERCAEAGADVFVAGSAVYGAEDPAEAVRALRAQAEAVTAQASWACDH
- a CDS encoding RsmB/NOP family class I SAM-dependent RNA methyltransferase, yielding MSEQSRRPRKPAKPYRRPQKDPVRILAFEALRAVDERDAYANLVLPPLLRKAREKGDFDGRDAALATELVYGTLRRQGTYDAVIAACVDRPLREVDPPVLDVLSLGAHQLLGTRIPTHAAVSASVELARVVLGDGRAKFVNAVLRKVAQNDLDGWLEKVAPPYDEDPEDHLAVVHSHPRWVVSALWDSLGGGRAGIEDLLEADNERPEVTLVARPGRATAEELLREEAAVPGRWSPYAVRLAEGGEPGAVEAVREGRAGVQDEGSQLVALALANAPVEGSDTKWLDGCAGPGGKAALLAALAAERGATLLASEKQPHRAGLVAKALAGNLGPYQVIAADGTRPPWRPGTFDRVLMDVPCTGLGALRRRPEARWRRRPEDLENFAPLQRALLRTALDSVRVGGIVGYATCSPHLAETRAVVADVLKQRRETELVDARPLLPGVPMLGDGPDVQLWPHLHGTDAMYLALIRRTG